From one Sesamum indicum cultivar Zhongzhi No. 13 unplaced genomic scaffold, S_indicum_v1.0 scaffold00128, whole genome shotgun sequence genomic stretch:
- the LOC105179249 gene encoding MADS-box protein SOC1 isoform X1 — MQVKLIKKMVRGKVQMKRIENATSRQVTFSKRRNGLLKKAYELSVLCDAEVALIIFSQKGRLFEFSSSNMQKTIGRYLEHAKDRGTSIEVEQHMQHLKHEAAFMAKKIELLENAQRKLLGHNIGTCSMEELQQIDNQLERSLKNIRARKLQLFKEEIEKLQAKEKFLLEENARLSDKCGMRGRHAAEKQKEIGRNNQSTRSEVVTELFIGPPTIRNAS, encoded by the exons atgcaggtgaaattaattaaaaaaatggtgaGGGGGAAGGTGCAAATGAAGCGGATCGAGAACGCGACGAGCCGGCAGGTAACGTTCTCTAAGCGCAGGAATGGGCTGTTGAAGAAGGCTTATGAGCTCTCAGTGCTTTGTGATGCTGAAGTAGCTTTGATCATCTTTTCTCAGAAAGGAAGGCTCTTTGAATTCTCAAGTTCCAA CATGCAAAAGACGATAGGGAGATACCTAGAACATGCGAAAGACAGAGGAACTAGCATTGAAGTTGAACAACACATGcag CATTTAAAGCACGAAGCAGCATTCATGGCGAAGAAGATAGAGCTGCTAGAGAATGCACAACG GAAGCTCTTAGGACATAATATTGGAACGTGTTCGATGGAAGAGCTTCAGCAAATTGACAACCAGCTAGAGAGAAGCCTAAAGAACATCAGGGCCagaaag CTTCAACTATTCAAGGAGGAAATAGAAAAGTTACAAGCAAAG GAAAAGTTTCTGTTAGAAGAAAACGCGAGGTTAAGTGACAAG TGCGGAATGAGGGGAAGACATGCAGcagaaaaacagaaagaaattGGGAGAAACAACCAAAGTACAAGGTCGGAAGTAGTGACAGAATTATTCATCGGCCCACCCACAATAAGAAATGCTTCTTAG
- the LOC105179249 gene encoding MADS-box protein SOC1 isoform X2, producing MVRGKVQMKRIENATSRQVTFSKRRNGLLKKAYELSVLCDAEVALIIFSQKGRLFEFSSSNMQKTIGRYLEHAKDRGTSIEVEQHMQHLKHEAAFMAKKIELLENAQRKLLGHNIGTCSMEELQQIDNQLERSLKNIRARKLQLFKEEIEKLQAKEKFLLEENARLSDKCGMRGRHAAEKQKEIGRNNQSTRSEVVTELFIGPPTIRNAS from the exons atggtgaGGGGGAAGGTGCAAATGAAGCGGATCGAGAACGCGACGAGCCGGCAGGTAACGTTCTCTAAGCGCAGGAATGGGCTGTTGAAGAAGGCTTATGAGCTCTCAGTGCTTTGTGATGCTGAAGTAGCTTTGATCATCTTTTCTCAGAAAGGAAGGCTCTTTGAATTCTCAAGTTCCAA CATGCAAAAGACGATAGGGAGATACCTAGAACATGCGAAAGACAGAGGAACTAGCATTGAAGTTGAACAACACATGcag CATTTAAAGCACGAAGCAGCATTCATGGCGAAGAAGATAGAGCTGCTAGAGAATGCACAACG GAAGCTCTTAGGACATAATATTGGAACGTGTTCGATGGAAGAGCTTCAGCAAATTGACAACCAGCTAGAGAGAAGCCTAAAGAACATCAGGGCCagaaag CTTCAACTATTCAAGGAGGAAATAGAAAAGTTACAAGCAAAG GAAAAGTTTCTGTTAGAAGAAAACGCGAGGTTAAGTGACAAG TGCGGAATGAGGGGAAGACATGCAGcagaaaaacagaaagaaattGGGAGAAACAACCAAAGTACAAGGTCGGAAGTAGTGACAGAATTATTCATCGGCCCACCCACAATAAGAAATGCTTCTTAG
- the LOC105179250 gene encoding uncharacterized protein LOC105179250 isoform X2: MKRTMGDRKRTAITNKKPKTEWPAIEPKSNLRINRLKDDDLITIHNYFTSAESRAFVNVAESIGFVHQGSLGPAKGEAYRDNDRISVNSPLLAEAIWEAGLNKFFSDFKIRGKVAVGLNPNIRFYRYTAGQRFGRHIDESIDLGDGRRTHYTLLIYLSGAPSKTNAKSKNDNSSQDSLEPLIGGETVFYGPRNALVAEVPPTEGMALLHIHGAKCMLHEARIVSKGIKGKGEY; this comes from the exons ATGAAGAGGACAATGGGAGACAGGAAAAGAACAGCGATTACAAACAAGAAACCGAAAACTGAGTGGCCAGCCATAGAACCCAAGTCTAATCTTCGCATAAATCGCCTCAAAGACGACGATCTGATTACT ATTCATAACTATTTTACATCTGCCGAATCGAGAGCATTTGTAAATGTTGCGGAATCAATTGGTTTTGTTCACCAAGGGAGTCTTGGCCCAGCAAAGGGAGAAGCTTATAGAGACAATGATCGAATATCCGTCAATAGTCCTCTTCTTGCAGAAGCCATATGGGAGGCTGGGCTTAACAAATTCTTTTCTGATTTTAAGATTCGAGGAAAAGTTGCAGTTGGGTTGAATCCAAATATAAGATTTTACCG GTACACAGCTGGTCAGCGATTTGGACGACATATTGATGAGAGCATTGATCTTGGAGATGGAAGACGTACGCACTATACTTTGTTAATCTATCTAAGTGGTGCTCCTAGTAAAACTAATGCCAAGTCAAAAAACGACAATAGTTCTCAAGATTCTTTGGAGCCACTTATTGGAGGAGAGACTGTTTTCTATGGTCCTAGAAATGCTCTGGTTGCCGAG GTACCTCCGACAGAAGGGATGGCTCTGCTTCACATTCATGGTGCTAAGTGCATGCTACATGAAGCTCGAATAGTGAGTAAGGGCATCAA aggGAAAGGTGAATATTGA
- the LOC105179250 gene encoding uncharacterized protein LOC105179250 isoform X1 yields MKRTMGDRKRTAITNKKPKTEWPAIEPKSNLRINRLKDDDLITIHNYFTSAESRAFVNVAESIGFVHQGSLGPAKGEAYRDNDRISVNSPLLAEAIWEAGLNKFFSDFKIRGKVAVGLNPNIRFYRYTAGQRFGRHIDESIDLGDGRRTHYTLLIYLSGAPSKTNAKSKNDNSSQDSLEPLIGGETVFYGPRNALVAEVPPTEGMALLHIHGAKCMLHEARIVSKGIKYVLRSDVAFE; encoded by the exons ATGAAGAGGACAATGGGAGACAGGAAAAGAACAGCGATTACAAACAAGAAACCGAAAACTGAGTGGCCAGCCATAGAACCCAAGTCTAATCTTCGCATAAATCGCCTCAAAGACGACGATCTGATTACT ATTCATAACTATTTTACATCTGCCGAATCGAGAGCATTTGTAAATGTTGCGGAATCAATTGGTTTTGTTCACCAAGGGAGTCTTGGCCCAGCAAAGGGAGAAGCTTATAGAGACAATGATCGAATATCCGTCAATAGTCCTCTTCTTGCAGAAGCCATATGGGAGGCTGGGCTTAACAAATTCTTTTCTGATTTTAAGATTCGAGGAAAAGTTGCAGTTGGGTTGAATCCAAATATAAGATTTTACCG GTACACAGCTGGTCAGCGATTTGGACGACATATTGATGAGAGCATTGATCTTGGAGATGGAAGACGTACGCACTATACTTTGTTAATCTATCTAAGTGGTGCTCCTAGTAAAACTAATGCCAAGTCAAAAAACGACAATAGTTCTCAAGATTCTTTGGAGCCACTTATTGGAGGAGAGACTGTTTTCTATGGTCCTAGAAATGCTCTGGTTGCCGAG GTACCTCCGACAGAAGGGATGGCTCTGCTTCACATTCATGGTGCTAAGTGCATGCTACATGAAGCTCGAATAGTGAGTAAGGGCATCAAGTATGTCTTACGATCTGATGTTGCATTTGAATAG
- the LOC105179250 gene encoding uncharacterized protein LOC105179250 isoform X3 codes for MGIQIHNYFTSAESRAFVNVAESIGFVHQGSLGPAKGEAYRDNDRISVNSPLLAEAIWEAGLNKFFSDFKIRGKVAVGLNPNIRFYRYTAGQRFGRHIDESIDLGDGRRTHYTLLIYLSGAPSKTNAKSKNDNSSQDSLEPLIGGETVFYGPRNALVAEVPPTEGMALLHIHGAKCMLHEARIVSKGIKYVLRSDVAFE; via the exons ATGG GTATTCAGATTCATAACTATTTTACATCTGCCGAATCGAGAGCATTTGTAAATGTTGCGGAATCAATTGGTTTTGTTCACCAAGGGAGTCTTGGCCCAGCAAAGGGAGAAGCTTATAGAGACAATGATCGAATATCCGTCAATAGTCCTCTTCTTGCAGAAGCCATATGGGAGGCTGGGCTTAACAAATTCTTTTCTGATTTTAAGATTCGAGGAAAAGTTGCAGTTGGGTTGAATCCAAATATAAGATTTTACCG GTACACAGCTGGTCAGCGATTTGGACGACATATTGATGAGAGCATTGATCTTGGAGATGGAAGACGTACGCACTATACTTTGTTAATCTATCTAAGTGGTGCTCCTAGTAAAACTAATGCCAAGTCAAAAAACGACAATAGTTCTCAAGATTCTTTGGAGCCACTTATTGGAGGAGAGACTGTTTTCTATGGTCCTAGAAATGCTCTGGTTGCCGAG GTACCTCCGACAGAAGGGATGGCTCTGCTTCACATTCATGGTGCTAAGTGCATGCTACATGAAGCTCGAATAGTGAGTAAGGGCATCAAGTATGTCTTACGATCTGATGTTGCATTTGAATAG
- the LOC105179251 gene encoding peroxidase 66 isoform X2, whose product MHNTHIYIIADNYKYHILLITTFSSSLGIQKTCPQVEDIIYTSVRNATANDLKVPARILRMFFHDCFIRGCDASVLLDSTPENKAEKDGHINLSLAAYNVIDDVKTMLEQSCPATVSCADIIAIAARDVVVISGGPSWSVLKGRKDGRISRAEETKTLPLSHDNTSQLIQSFSQRGLSVKDLVTLSGGHTLGRSRCSEFDYRLRNFSAAHDTDPTLDPEFATELKSKCPEHNKDPNAGENLDSTGLGFDNDYYKRIVGGKGLLVSDQTLLGDYRTRWRVEAFARYRRLFFWEFGPAMVRLGNVGVVESGEVRVNCRVVN is encoded by the exons ATGCACAACacccacatatatattatagccGACAACTATAAATACCACATTCTTCTTATTACAACATTTTCATCGTCTCTTGGCATACAG AAGACTTGCCCTCAAGTTGAAGATATCATCTACACAAGTGTTCGTAATGCTACCGCTAATGATCTCAAAGTTCCTGCCCGTATCCTCAGAATGTTCTTCCACGATTGTTTCATTAGG ggATGCGATGCATCGGTGTTGCTAGACTCGACCCCGGAGAACAAAGCAGAGAAGGACGGTCATATCAACCTCTCACTGGCCGCATATAACGTGATTGATGATGTCAAAACAATGCTCGAGCAATCTTGCCCCGCAACGGTCTCTTGTGCAGATATAATAGCCATTGCTGCAAGGGACGTCGTCGTTATA TCCGGAGGTCCCAGTTGGAGCGTGCTGAAAGGCAGGAAAGACGGGAGAATCTCGAGAGCAGAAGAAACCAAAACCCTACCGCTTTCCCACGACAACACATCTCAGCTCATCCAGAGCTTCTCTCAGAGAGGCCTCTCCGTCAAAGACTTGGTCACTCTCTCCGGGGGCCATACGCTCGGCCGCTCCCGCTGCTCCGAGTTCGACTACCGTCTCCGCAACTTCAGCGCGGCCCACGACACTGATCCCACTCTCGACCCGGAATTCGCCACCGAATTGAAGAGCAAGTGCCCCGAACACAATAAGGATCCTAATGCGGGTGAGAACTTGGATTCGACTGGTTTGGGTTTCGACAACGACTATTATAAACGGATTGTTGGAGGGAAAGGGTTGTTGGTGTCGGATCAGACGCTGTTGGGGGATTACAGGACCCGGTGGAGGGTCGAGGCGTTCGCGAGGTACCGGCGCTTGTTTTTCTGGGAGTTTGGTCCGGCGATGGTGAGGCTTGGGAATGTCGGAGTGGTTGAGAGTGGAGAGGTGAGGGTGAATTGCAGAGTCGTGAACTGA
- the LOC105179251 gene encoding peroxidase 66 isoform X1, which translates to MIFSLNVLLILVRVSLSGAILDANYYQKTCPQVEDIIYTSVRNATANDLKVPARILRMFFHDCFIRGCDASVLLDSTPENKAEKDGHINLSLAAYNVIDDVKTMLEQSCPATVSCADIIAIAARDVVVISGGPSWSVLKGRKDGRISRAEETKTLPLSHDNTSQLIQSFSQRGLSVKDLVTLSGGHTLGRSRCSEFDYRLRNFSAAHDTDPTLDPEFATELKSKCPEHNKDPNAGENLDSTGLGFDNDYYKRIVGGKGLLVSDQTLLGDYRTRWRVEAFARYRRLFFWEFGPAMVRLGNVGVVESGEVRVNCRVVN; encoded by the exons atgattttttctttgaacGTTTTGCTTATCTTGGTTAGAGTTTCTCTCTCGGGAGCGATTCTTGATGCCAATTATTATCAGAAGACTTGCCCTCAAGTTGAAGATATCATCTACACAAGTGTTCGTAATGCTACCGCTAATGATCTCAAAGTTCCTGCCCGTATCCTCAGAATGTTCTTCCACGATTGTTTCATTAGG ggATGCGATGCATCGGTGTTGCTAGACTCGACCCCGGAGAACAAAGCAGAGAAGGACGGTCATATCAACCTCTCACTGGCCGCATATAACGTGATTGATGATGTCAAAACAATGCTCGAGCAATCTTGCCCCGCAACGGTCTCTTGTGCAGATATAATAGCCATTGCTGCAAGGGACGTCGTCGTTATA TCCGGAGGTCCCAGTTGGAGCGTGCTGAAAGGCAGGAAAGACGGGAGAATCTCGAGAGCAGAAGAAACCAAAACCCTACCGCTTTCCCACGACAACACATCTCAGCTCATCCAGAGCTTCTCTCAGAGAGGCCTCTCCGTCAAAGACTTGGTCACTCTCTCCGGGGGCCATACGCTCGGCCGCTCCCGCTGCTCCGAGTTCGACTACCGTCTCCGCAACTTCAGCGCGGCCCACGACACTGATCCCACTCTCGACCCGGAATTCGCCACCGAATTGAAGAGCAAGTGCCCCGAACACAATAAGGATCCTAATGCGGGTGAGAACTTGGATTCGACTGGTTTGGGTTTCGACAACGACTATTATAAACGGATTGTTGGAGGGAAAGGGTTGTTGGTGTCGGATCAGACGCTGTTGGGGGATTACAGGACCCGGTGGAGGGTCGAGGCGTTCGCGAGGTACCGGCGCTTGTTTTTCTGGGAGTTTGGTCCGGCGATGGTGAGGCTTGGGAATGTCGGAGTGGTTGAGAGTGGAGAGGTGAGGGTGAATTGCAGAGTCGTGAACTGA
- the LOC105179252 gene encoding peroxidase 66, which translates to MGRLLQMICSLNVLLILVGVSLSGAILDANYYHKTCPQAEDIVYTAVRNATIYDPKVPARILRMFFHDCFIRGCDASVLLDSTPGNKAEKDGPPNVSLAAFYVIDDAKTKLEQSCPKTVSCADIIAIAARDVVVLSGGPSWSVLKGRKDGRISRANETINLPAPSSNTSQLIQSFSQRGLSAKDLVTLSGGHTLGFSHCSSFEARLRNFSSAHDTDPTLDPKFATDLKGKCPKPNTDRNAGQFLDSTASVFDNDYYKRIVGGRGVFVSDQSLLGDYRTRWIVEAFARDQGLFFREFAGAMVRLGNVGVVESGEVRVNCRVVN; encoded by the exons ATGGGTCGTCTTCTTCAAATGATTTGTTCTTTGAACGTTTTGCTTATCTTGGTTGGGGTTTCTCTGTCGGGAGCGATTCTTGATGCCAATTATTACCACAAGACTTGTCCTCAGGCTGAAGACATCGTTTACACAGCTGTTCGAAATGCTACCATTTATGATCCCAAAGTTCCTGCCCGCATCCTCAGAATGTTCTTCCACGATTGTTTCATTAGG GGATGTGATGCGTCGGTATTGTTGGACTCAACCCCGGGCAACAAGGCAGAGAAGGACGGTCCACCCAACGTCTCACTGGCTGCATTTTATGTGATCGATGATGCCAAGACAAAGCTCGAACAGTCTTGCCCTAAAACTGTCTCCTGTGCTGATATCATAGCAATTGCTGCAAGAGACGTGGTCGTTCTG TCCGGAGGCCCCAGTTGGAGCGTGCTGAAAGGTAGAAAAGACGGGAGAATCTCGAGAGCAAACGAAACCATAAACCTACCAGCTCCCTCCTCTAACACATCTCAACTCATCCAGAGCTTCTCTCAGAGAGGCCTCTCCGCCAAAGACTTGGTCACACTCTCCGGCGGCCATACTCTCGGCTTCTCCCACTGCTCCTCCTTCGAAGCCCGCCTCCGCAACTTCAGCTCCGCCCACGACACTGATCCCACTCTCGACCCGAAATTCGCCACCGACTTGAAGGGCAAGTGCCCTAAACCCAATACGGATCGCAATGCGGGTCAGTTCTTGGATTCGACTGCTTCTGTTTTCGACAACGACTATTACAAACGGATCGTTGGAGGTCGAGGTGTGTTCGTGTCGGATCAATCGTTGTTGGGAGATTACAGGACCCGGTGGATCGTCGAGGCGTTTGCAAGGGATCAGGGCCTGTTTTTCAGGGAGTTTGCTGGGGCGATGGTGAGGCTTGGGAATGTTGGAGTGGTTGAGAGTGGAGAAGTGAGGGTGAACTGCAGAGTTGTGAACTGA
- the LOC105179253 gene encoding pentatricopeptide repeat-containing protein At2g29760, chloroplastic-like yields MKLARVRSRHFPISKTAKSYPFCDRLVPRDPIRELHAHFIRTHQHRNPNAMSEVIKSYAFNLTSMQKARCAFVELDHPSLPIWNHMIRGLSQSDSPLDALDLFDKMREQGMHGDNLTFIFACKASGRVSDVLYGKRVHVHVLKLGFGSYLYVCNALIHMYGSCGDLGSSRRVFDAMDEKDLVSWNSLICAYSQCAKYEEVLGLFNVMRVENVKADAVTMVKVVLACNYLSEWKLVDSMVEYIDDNCVEIDVYLGNTLIDVCGKRGSIALARGFFDRMTERNVVSWNAMIIGAAKSGDLTAAKKLFDEMPERDVISWTSMITGYCQANQHDDAIRLFQEMMAAKVKPDQITVASVLSACAHLGRLDVGKAVHDYISNNGIKLDIYVENALIDMYCKCGSVEKALKVFDVMKEKDSVSWTSVISGLAVNGNSNRAIELFSQMLREGTSPIHGTFVGILLACVHAGLVDKGLEFFRSMQKDYGLVPEMRHYGCVVDLLCRAGNLHRAYEFIKNMPVFPDIVVWRILLSACKLHGNLILAKIASERLLELDPTNGGNYVLSSNSYASAERWDDAIKMRELMDKGDVLKPLGQSSIETNHEISGLPENML; encoded by the coding sequence ATGAAACTAGCCAGAGTGCGTTCTCGCCACTTCCCCATCTCCAAGACCGCCAAATCATATCCATTTTGCGATCGTCTGGTCCCCCGTGACCCGATCAGAGAGCTTCACGCCCACTTCATAAGAACACACCAGCATAGAAACCCGAATGCGATGTCAGAAGTTATCAAATCGTATGCTTTCAATCTAACGTCTATGCAGAAAGCCCGATGCGCTTTCGTCGAATTAGACCACCCCTCGTTGCCCATTTGGAATCACATGATACGTGGGTTGTCTCAAAGTGATAGTCCTCTTGATGCCCTCGACTTGTTTGATAAAATGCGTGAGCAAGGGATGCACGGTGATAACCTGACTTTTATATTTGCATGCAAAGCTAGTGGTAGAGTTTCGGATGTTTTATATGGAAAAAGAGTTCACGTTCATGTTTTGAAACTTGGGTTTGGGTCATATCTTTATGTGTGTAATGCTTTGATTCATATGTATGGTTCTTGTGGTGATTTGGGTTCTTCGAGGAGAGTGTTTGATGCAATGGATGAAAAGGACTTGGTTTCTTGGAACTCGTTGATCTGTGCGTATAGTCAGTGTGCAAAGTATGAGGAGGTTTTGGGTCTTTTTAATGTGATGAGAGTGGAAAATGTGAAGGCTGATGCTGTGACTATGGTGAAAGTTGTTTTAgcttgtaattatttaagtgAGTGGAAACTTGTGGATTCTATGGTGGAGTATATTGACGATAACTGTGTTGAAATTGACGTCTACTTGGGCAATACATTGATTGATGTGTGTGGAAAACGTGGCTCGATTGCATTAGCTCGAGGTTTTTTTGATAGAATGACTGAGAGGAATGTTGTTTCTTGGAATGCAATGATTATCGGTGCTGCAAAATCAGGGGATTTAACTGCTGCGAAGAAACTTTTTGATGAGATGCCAGAGAGAGATGTCATTTCATGGACTTCTATGATCACTGGATATTGTCAGGCCAACCAACATGATGATGCTATAAGGCTTTTCCAGGAGATGATGGCTGCTAAGGTTAAGCCTGATCAAATTACTGTAGCTAGTGTGCTCTCTGCTTGTGCACATTTAGGAAGACTTGATGTCGGTAAGGCCGTCCACGATTACATAAGCAATAATGGCATAAAATTGGATATTTATGTCGAGAATGCTCTGATAGACATGTATTGCAAATGTGGATCAGTTGAGAAGGCATTAAAAGTATTTGATgtaatgaaagaaaaagactcTGTCTCATGGACTTCAGTCATCTCCGGTCTTGCAGTGAATGGTAATTCCAATCGTGCTATTGAACTCTTCTCGCAAATGTTAAGAGAAGGTACAAGCCCAATCCACGGAACTTTTGTTGGGATCTTGCTGGCTTGTGTCCATGCTGGTTTGGTGGATAAAGGATTGGAATTCTTCCGCAGTATGCAAAAGGATTATGGATTGGTACCAGAAATGAGGCACTATGGGTGTGTGGTAGACCTTCTTTGTCGGGCTGGCAACCTTCACAGGGCGTATGAGTTCATAAAGAATATGCCCGTATTTCCAGATATTGTTGTATGGAGGATATTGCTCAGTGCTTGCAAACTTCATGGTAATCTGATTTTAGCCAAAATTGCTTCGGAGAGACTTCTTGAACTGGATCCGACTAATGGAGGGAACTATGTACTATCATCCAACTCATATGCCAGTGCAGAAAGATGGGATGACGCCATAAAAATGAGAGAACTGATGGACAAGGGTGATGTCCTGAAGCCATTAGGTCAAAGTTCTATAGAAACAAATCATGAAATATCTGGACTTCCCGAAAACATGTTGTAG
- the LOC105179254 gene encoding zinc finger CCCH domain-containing protein 48, which produces MDVDGGRRVFHRIGPSSSTGNGNNNSNKQQKVCFHWRQGKCTRFPCPFLHSELPAVGNGKRAHQGFGAEDNHRGGGGGLRRSGNNYFNKNNTWERVKSQQPAGSNMSVVKKIEKLCNHWVQGSCKFGDNCKYLHQWSTGDCFTLLAPLEGHQQVVTGIALPSGSDKLYTGSQDETVRVWDCQSGQLAGLVNLGGAVGCMLSEGPWVFVGLTNLVKAWNVEISADLSLSGPVGQVYSLVVGSDLLFAGTQEGTILAWKFNAATNSFDPAASLKGHTLAVVTLVVGGNRMYSGSMDHSIRVWSLETLQCIQTLAAHTDVVMSVLCWDQFLLSASLDKTVKVWVATETGSLEATYTHTEEHGLITLCGMHDSEAKPVLLCSCNDNSIRVYDLPSFSERGRIFGKKEVRSIQIGPGGLFFTGDGSGQVRVWKWSAEPTVTL; this is translated from the exons ATGGATGTGGATGGGGGGAGGCGGGTCTTCCACAGAATCGGACCATCGTCTTCGACCGGTAATGGTAACAACAATAGTAATAAGCAgcagaaagtttgtttccactGGAGACAAGGGAAGTGCACGAGGTTTCCGTGCCCTTTTTTGCACAGCGAACTGCCCGCGGTGGGAAATGGGAAGAGGGCGCACCAGGGATTTGGGGCAGAGGATAATCATCGGGGCGGTGGAGGAGGACTCAGGAGGAGTgggaataattattttaataaaaataatacctGGGAAAGGGTGAAGTCCCAGCAGCCTGCTGGTAGTAATATGAGTGTTGTGAAGAAGATCGAGAAATTGTGTAATCATTGGGTACAAGGAAGCTGTAAATTCGGtgataattgtaaatatttgcaTCAGTGGTCTACTGGGGATTGCTTTACGCTTTTAGCGCCACTTGAGGGACACCAGCAG GTTGTTACTGGGATTGCTTTGCCTTCGGGATCAGATAAGCTTTACACAGGAAGTCAAGATGAGACTGTTAGAGTTTGGGACTGTCAATCTGGTCAG TTGGCAGGCCTGGTGAATTTGGGAGGTGCAGTAGGTTGTATGCTAAGTGAAGGTCCATGGGTTTTTGTGGGTTTAACAAATCTTGTCAAG GCTTGGAATGTTGAAATATCTGCAGACCTCAGTTTAAGTGGACCTGTTGGACAAGTCTATTCACTTGTTGTTGGCAGTGATTTACTCTTTGCGGGAACTCAG GAGGGGACAATATTGGCATGGAAATTTAATGCAGCCACCAACTCCTTTGATCCAGCTGCATCACTCAAGGGTCATACTTTGGCTGTTGTGACCCTAGTAGTTGGAGGTAACAGAATGTACTCTGGCTCCATGGACCACTCTATAAGA GTATGGAGCCTGGAAACATTGCAGTGCATACAAACTTTAGCGGCGCACACAGATGTTGTAATGTCTGTTTTGTGTTGGGATCAGTTTCTTTTATCAGCTTCTTTGGACAAAACTGTAAAG GTTTGGGTTGCAACTGAGACTGGTAGCTTGGAAGCAACATATACCCATACTGAGGAACAT GGTCTAATCACTCTGTGCGGAATGCATGATTCAGAAGCCAAACCTGTGCTGCTATGCTCATGCAATGATAATTCCATCCGAGTCTATGATTTGCCATC ATTTTCTGAGAGAGGAAGGATTTTTGGGAAGAAAGAGGTTCGCTCCATACAGATTGGTCCTGGTGGTCTATTTTTCACAGGTGATGGATCAGGTCAAGTGAGGGTATGGAAGTGGTCGGCCGAACCAACTGTCACATTATGA